The proteins below come from a single Gammaproteobacteria bacterium genomic window:
- a CDS encoding DUF839 domain-containing protein — MLTRRGFLAAGAASAFFGLRVAVGAGVNTAASGKTKSPFGPPLPDPHRLLDLPRGFSYTIISRAGQRMDDGLYVPGAHDGMAAFDAGDGNVALVCNHELEPFDIKAGPFGPNQERLRHIARDRLYDAGGCVAGQGGATTLIYDPRARRVERQFLCLAGTERNCAGGATPWGAWLSCEETAARADFFHGRDHGWVFEVPADARAPVDPAPLKAMGRFRHEAVAIDPATGVLYLTEDEDDSLIYRFLPQTPGRLAAGGRLQALALAERKAADTRNWPGGSENQIPENTPLDVRWLDLDEVESPRDDLRMRGHAAGAALFARGEGICFGNGELYFCCTSGGALGAGQIFRYRPSAFEGASREREAPCQLELFVESADRRALDNCDNLTMTPWGDLMVCEDANTPCSLVGVTPDGGLYRFAENAHTPSELAGVCFSPDGRTLFVNIQKSGLTLAIAGPFPGSPELNPRHRC, encoded by the coding sequence ATGCTGACGCGCCGCGGGTTTCTGGCCGCCGGCGCGGCCAGCGCGTTTTTCGGGCTGCGCGTGGCGGTTGGCGCGGGCGTGAACACCGCAGCTAGCGGAAAGACAAAATCCCCGTTCGGCCCCCCGCTACCGGACCCGCACCGTTTGCTGGACCTGCCGCGCGGTTTCTCGTACACCATCATTTCGCGCGCCGGGCAAAGGATGGATGACGGTCTGTACGTGCCGGGCGCGCACGACGGCATGGCTGCGTTCGATGCCGGCGATGGCAACGTGGCGCTCGTTTGTAATCATGAGTTGGAACCCTTCGATATCAAAGCCGGCCCGTTCGGACCCAATCAGGAGCGTCTGCGGCATATAGCCCGCGATCGTTTGTACGATGCAGGGGGCTGCGTGGCCGGGCAGGGTGGCGCCACCACATTGATTTACGATCCGCGCGCCAGGAGGGTGGAGCGGCAATTCCTCTGTCTTGCCGGCACCGAGCGCAATTGCGCCGGCGGCGCGACGCCGTGGGGTGCCTGGCTGTCGTGCGAAGAAACCGCGGCGCGCGCGGATTTTTTCCATGGCCGGGATCACGGCTGGGTGTTCGAGGTGCCGGCCGACGCGCGAGCGCCGGTCGATCCCGCGCCGCTGAAGGCCATGGGGCGCTTCAGGCACGAAGCGGTGGCGATCGATCCCGCGACTGGTGTTCTGTATCTCACCGAAGATGAGGACGACAGCCTCATCTACCGCTTCCTGCCCCAAACGCCCGGACGGCTTGCCGCTGGCGGCCGGTTGCAGGCGCTGGCGCTGGCCGAGAGAAAAGCCGCGGATACGCGCAACTGGCCAGGCGGCAGTGAAAATCAAATCCCGGAAAACACGCCGTTAGACGTGCGCTGGCTCGATCTCGACGAGGTCGAATCACCGCGCGACGATTTGCGGATGCGTGGTCACGCGGCGGGCGCGGCGCTGTTCGCGCGCGGGGAGGGCATCTGTTTCGGTAATGGCGAGCTGTATTTCTGTTGCACCTCGGGCGGCGCGCTCGGTGCGGGGCAGATATTCCGTTACCGGCCGAGCGCATTCGAAGGCGCTTCGCGCGAACGCGAAGCGCCCTGTCAGCTCGAACTGTTCGTGGAAAGCGCCGACCGTCGCGCGCTCGATAACTGCGATAACCTGACCATGACGCCCTGGGGCGATCTGATGGTGTGCGAGGACGCGAACACGCCCTGTTCGCTGGTCGGCGTCACGCCGGACGGCGGACTGTATCGATTTGCCGAGAATGCCCACACGCCTTCCGAACTGGCGGGCGTATGTTTTTCGCCGGACGGGCGCACCCTGTTTGTCAACATCCAGAAAAGCGGGTTGACCCTGGCGATCGCCGGGCCTTTCCCCGGGTCTCCAGAGTTGAATCCCAGGCATCGGTGCTGA
- a CDS encoding MotA/TolQ/ExbB proton channel family protein, which translates to MDPETSTLPISSHLLLQELLLNADPVVKVAVILLVLFSVWCWAIIATKTYQLIKARRSVARLERELVTDKTFEPNPESARAYAVVEAGTREWRDGAPTDGAPESRSDARERIERAMRAALSGELRDLQKRLPFLATVGSAAPFIGLFGTVWGIMNSFTAIARSQDTSLAVVAPGIAEALLATAIGLVAAIPAVMAYNKFATEFSIYSNRVQTAIGTYGGRLAKLTPLGDA; encoded by the coding sequence ATGGATCCTGAAACGTCCACGCTTCCCATTTCGTCTCACCTATTGCTGCAGGAACTATTGTTGAATGCCGACCCGGTGGTCAAGGTCGCGGTGATCCTGCTGGTTTTGTTCTCCGTGTGGTGCTGGGCCATCATCGCGACCAAGACGTATCAGCTCATCAAGGCGCGGCGCTCGGTCGCACGCCTGGAACGCGAACTCGTTACGGACAAGACGTTCGAGCCGAATCCGGAAAGTGCTCGCGCCTACGCGGTGGTCGAGGCCGGCACCCGCGAATGGCGGGACGGCGCACCGACTGACGGCGCGCCCGAGTCCCGCTCCGACGCACGCGAGCGCATCGAACGCGCCATGCGCGCGGCATTGAGCGGAGAACTGCGCGACCTGCAGAAACGCCTGCCGTTTCTGGCAACGGTGGGCTCGGCGGCGCCGTTCATCGGATTGTTCGGCACCGTGTGGGGCATCATGAACAGCTTCACCGCGATCGCGCGTTCGCAGGACACCAGCCTGGCGGTGGTCGCGCCGGGCATCGCAGAAGCCTTGCTGGCGACCGCCATCGGTCTGGTGGCGGCCATTCCGGCGGTGATGGCGTACAACAAGTTCGCGACCGAATTTTCGATCTATTCCAACCGCGTGCAGACCGCCATCGGCACATACGGCGGGCGGCTGGCGAAGCTGACCCCGCTGGGTGATGCGTAA
- a CDS encoding biopolymer transporter ExbD, which yields MHLMELGGAVEEAGSDLHPMAEINVTPFVDVMLVLLIVFMVTAPLMVLQVPVELPKVSASPMEKPPEPIVLVLNRQNRIFIDKTEITEGEVFGRLESLNTKRPDAAVYVGADEGVSYGKVLKLLSAAGAAGFAQVSLLSEDDAQ from the coding sequence ATGCACCTGATGGAACTGGGCGGCGCGGTCGAAGAGGCCGGCAGCGACCTGCATCCCATGGCTGAGATCAACGTCACGCCGTTCGTCGATGTCATGCTGGTGCTACTCATCGTGTTCATGGTGACCGCGCCGCTGATGGTGTTGCAGGTGCCAGTGGAACTGCCCAAGGTAAGCGCCAGCCCGATGGAAAAGCCGCCCGAGCCGATCGTGCTGGTGCTGAACAGGCAGAATCGTATTTTTATCGACAAGACCGAGATCACGGAAGGCGAAGTTTTCGGACGTCTTGAATCGCTTAATACGAAACGCCCCGATGCCGCCGTTTATGTAGGCGCGGACGAAGGTGTTTCTTACGGCAAGGTCCTCAAATTGCTGAGCGCCGCGGGCGCCGCCGGCTTCGCGCAGGTCTCGCTGCTCTCCGAAGACGACGCGCAGTAA
- the cobA gene encoding uroporphyrinogen-III C-methyltransferase: protein RRAGADVVVIAPHLGPALRADVDRGRVRHVARLFADSDVDNNALIIAATDDPDVNRRIGELARSRNVPVNVASDAALGSFILPPVIDRSPLQIAVSAGGASPALSRDLRGRLENFIPAAYGQLAGLLRSFRPALRRRFPDQAQRRRFSEQVLHGPVAEAVFAGRVIDAREMLSRMLAADASPPRLAGEVYLVGAGPGDPDLLTFRALRLIHQADVVVYDRLVSQPILELVRADAERLYAGKYPRGPAIAQEAINQLLIRLAKQGKRVLRLKGGDPFIFGRGGEEIATLVEEGIPFQVVPGITAASGSAAYARIPLTHRDYAQACVFVTGHLKNGTVDLNWQMLAHERQTLVFYMGLLGVEVICAQLVAHGLSASTPAALIAQGTTPRQRVLIGDLATLPGLVADNAVQAPTLIIVGQVVRLHDKLRWFEPTAATDSSPR from the coding sequence TGCGGCGGGCGGGCGCCGATGTGGTGGTGATCGCGCCGCATCTGGGGCCGGCGTTGCGCGCCGATGTCGATCGCGGGCGGGTACGACACGTCGCGCGGCTGTTCGCTGACAGTGACGTGGATAATAACGCGCTGATCATCGCCGCCACCGATGATCCGGATGTCAACCGGCGCATCGGGGAGCTGGCGCGCTCGCGCAACGTGCCGGTGAACGTGGCCAGCGATGCCGCGCTGGGCAGTTTCATCCTGCCGCCGGTAATCGATCGTTCTCCATTGCAGATCGCCGTTTCCGCCGGCGGCGCCTCGCCAGCGCTGAGCCGCGATTTGCGCGGACGGCTGGAAAATTTTATTCCGGCCGCTTACGGACAACTCGCCGGCCTGCTTAGGTCGTTCCGTCCGGCCCTGCGGCGACGCTTCCCGGACCAGGCACAGCGGCGTCGCTTCAGCGAGCAGGTGTTGCACGGGCCGGTCGCCGAGGCGGTGTTTGCCGGCCGCGTGATTGACGCGCGCGAGATGTTGAGCCGCATGCTGGCCGCGGATGCGTCGCCACCGCGCCTGGCGGGCGAGGTTTACCTGGTCGGCGCGGGTCCCGGTGACCCTGATCTTCTGACCTTCCGTGCACTTCGATTAATACATCAGGCCGACGTCGTGGTGTACGACCGGCTGGTGTCGCAGCCAATCCTGGAGCTGGTGCGAGCCGATGCGGAACGTCTGTACGCTGGCAAATATCCGCGCGGACCGGCGATCGCGCAGGAAGCGATCAACCAATTGTTGATCCGACTGGCGAAACAGGGCAAGCGCGTGTTGCGCTTAAAGGGCGGCGACCCGTTCATCTTCGGCCGCGGCGGCGAGGAAATCGCGACTCTGGTGGAAGAGGGCATCCCATTCCAGGTCGTCCCCGGCATCACCGCTGCGTCGGGCAGCGCGGCCTACGCGCGCATCCCGCTCACGCACCGCGATTACGCGCAGGCCTGCGTTTTCGTCACGGGCCATTTGAAGAACGGCACGGTGGACCTCAACTGGCAAATGCTGGCGCACGAACGCCAGACGCTGGTGTTCTATATGGGGTTGCTCGGTGTGGAGGTGATCTGCGCGCAGCTTGTCGCGCACGGATTGTCCGCTAGTACGCCGGCGGCCCTCATCGCGCAAGGCACCACGCCACGTCAGCGGGTGCTCATCGGCGATCTCGCAACCTTGCCGGGGCTGGTCGCGGACAACGCCGTGCAGGCGCCGACCCTGATCATCGTGGGTCAGGTAGTCCGTCTGCACGACAAGCTGCGCTGGTTCGAGCCAACCGCGGCGACGGATTCGAGTCCACGCTAA
- the tatA gene encoding twin-arginine translocase TatA/TatE family subunit produces the protein MGFSIGHLLVVLLIVALLFGTKHLRNLGGDLGSAIKGFKEAMSGGDKESDKSAIDRLADRSGPSDRESHGAHVEDKDKNKV, from the coding sequence ATGGGTTTTAGTATCGGACATTTGCTGGTGGTATTGCTCATCGTCGCCTTGCTGTTTGGAACCAAGCATCTGCGCAATCTCGGCGGCGATCTTGGCTCGGCAATCAAGGGTTTCAAGGAGGCTATGAGCGGAGGCGACAAGGAATCGGACAAGTCTGCGATCGACAGGCTGGCGGACCGCAGCGGCCCGAGCGACCGCGAGTCACACGGCGCCCACGTCGAGGACAAGGACAAGAACAAGGTTTAG